In Triticum urartu cultivar G1812 chromosome 6, Tu2.1, whole genome shotgun sequence, the following proteins share a genomic window:
- the LOC125515694 gene encoding uncharacterized protein LOC125515694 yields the protein MLLRLRCYILTQLLSSPSASPASQLHRLFSAAAPGASPNPSFAVEEYLVATCGLTRPQALKASAKLSHLRSPANPDAVLAFLAGLGLSDADVAALVARDPQFLCASVERTLTPVAAGLSGLGLSRSDIARLASLAAHKFRQKSVLSKLQYYLRLFGTSHNFLRVMKFSNILSHSIERVVKPNVAYLRECGLQDCDIAKFCIQRPRMIISNPEHVQAMVACAENIGVPRASGMFRHALQAVAFLGEEEITVRVGYLKSTFRWTDAEVGMAVSKFPPLLRGSEKSLQRRFEFLISEVGLESAYIAQRPVMLGLSLEGRLRPRHYAVKFIKENGLLKCDPSYYTVFKESDMTFKKKFIHPHKEAAPHLEKDYDAACKGEVPTNFRFT from the coding sequence ATGCTCCTCCGGCTCCGGTGCTACATCCTCACCCAGCTCCTATCGTCTCCCTCCGCCTCTCCCGCCTCCCAGCTGCACCGCCTCTTCTCCGCCGCAGCGCCCGGCGCCTCCCCGAACCCTAGCTTCGCCGTGGAGGAGTACCTCGTCGCCACCTGCGGCCTCACCCGACCCCAGGCCCTCAAGGCCTCCGCCAAGCTCTCCCACCTCAGGTCCCCCGCCAATCCCGACGCCGTGCTCGCCTTCCTCGCCGGCCTCGGTCTCTCCGACGCCGATGTCGCCGCCCTCGTCGCCAGGGACCCGCAGTTCCTCTGCGCCAGCGTGGAGAGAACCCTGACGCCCGTAGCCGCAGGGCTCTCTGGCCTCGGCTTATCGCGTTCCGACATCGCGCGCCTCGCATCGCTCGCCGCCCACAAATTCCGCCAAAAATCTGTCCTCTCCAAGCTGCAGTACTACCTGCGCCTCTTCGGCACCTCCCACAACTTCCTCCGGGTGATGAAGTTCTCCAATATCCTCTCACACAGCATCGAGAGGGTGGTCAAGCCCAATGTCGCGTACCTGCGAGAGTGTGGGTTGCAGGATTGTGATATCGCCAAGTTTTGCATCCAAAGACCGAGGATGATCATCAGCAACCCGGAGCATGTTCAGGCAATGGTGGCGTGCGCTGAAAACATTGGTGTGCCCCGTGCCTCTGGGATGTTCAGGCACGCACTTCAGGCTGTTGCATTCCTCGGCGAGGAGGAGATCACAGTCAGGGTGGGGTACTTGAAGAGCACGTTCAGGTGGACGGATGCTGAGGTAGGCATGGCTGTTTCTAAGTTTCCACCGTTGCTGAGGGGGTCCGAGAAATCGCTGCAGCGCAGATTTGAGTTCCTCATCTCCGAGGTGGGTTTGGAATCGGCGTACATTGCTCAGCGACCCGTAATGCTAGGTCTCAGCCTAGAGGGCCGGCTCAGGCCCCGGCACTACGCTGTAAAGTTTATCAAGGAAAATGGATTGCTCAAGTGTGACCCAAGCTACTATACTGTTTTCAAGGAGTCCGACATGACATTCAAGAAGAAGTTCATACACCCTCATAAGGAAGCTGCACCGCACCTTGAAAAAGACTACGATGCTGCTTGTAAAGGGGAAGTGCCCACTAATTTCAGATTCACATAA
- the LOC125515830 gene encoding uncharacterized protein LOC125515830 yields MLRLRRGVLAQVLSSLSASPVSPLHCLISAAAPAISPNPSFAVEEYLVSTCGLTRPQALKASAKLSHLKSPANPDAVLAFLAGLGLSDADVAALVAKDPKFLCAGVERTLAPVVVGLTGLGLSRPEIARLVSLARYSFRYRSIVSKLQYYMPLFGSFENLLRALKRNFYLHSADLDDVVKPNVALLRECGLGACDIAKLCISQPWLLAANPERVQAMVECAENIGVPRASRMFRHALHAVAFLSEDKIAARVKYLKNTFRWTDAEVGMAVSKYPTVLNRTKEFLQRRSEFLISDLGLEPAYIAHHPLMLAYSLEGRLRPRYCVVTFLKENGLLDHGRDYYYAVKMTEKVFMEKFICPHKDAAPYLAEDYVAACRGELPARFRFT; encoded by the coding sequence atGCTCCGGCTCCGTCGCGGCGTCCTCGCCCAGGTCCTCTCGTCTCTCTCCGCCTCTCCCGTATCCCCTCTCCACTGCCTcatctccgccgccgcgcccgccaTCTCCCCAAACCCTAGCTTCGCCGTGGAGGAGTACCTCGTCTCCACCTGCGGCCTCACCCGACCCCAGGCCCTCAAGGCCTCCGCCAAGCTCTCCCACCTCAAGTCCCCCGCCAATCCCGACGCCGTGCTCGCCTTCCTCGCCGGCCTCGGCCTCTCCGACGCCGATGTCGCAGCTCTCGTTGCCAAGGACCCCAAGTTCCTCTGCGCCGGCGTCGAGAGAACCCTGGCCCCCGTCGTCGTCGGGCTCACCGGCCTCGGCCTCTCGCGTCCTGAGATCGCACGCCTCGTCTCGCTCGCCCGTTACAGCTTCCGCTATAGATCCATCGTCTCCAAGCTGCAGTACTACATGCCTCTCTTTGGGTCCTTTGAGAATCTCCTCCGAGCCCTCAAGAGGAACTTCTACCTTCACTCGGCTGACCTCGATGATGTGGTCAAGCCCAACGTCGCGTTGCTGCGGGAGTGCGGGCTAGGTGCCTGTGATATTGCCAAGCTATGCATCAGTCAACCATGGCTTCTCGCCGCCAACCCCGAGCGTGTCCAGGCGATGGTGGAATGCGCTGAAAACATAGGTGTGCCCCGTGCCTCTAGGATGTTCAGGCATGCGCTGCACGCTGTTGCATTTCTCAGCGAGGACAAGATCGCAGCCAGGGTGAAGTACTTGAAGAACACCTTCAGGTGGACGGATGCTGAGGTAGGCATGGCTGTTTCTAAGTATCCAACGGTGCTGAATAGGACTAAGGAGTTTCTGCAGAGAAGGTCAGAGTTCCTGATCTCTGATTTGGGGTTGGAACCGGCATACATTGCTCATCACCCGCTAATGCTCGCGTACAGCCTGGAGGGGAGGCTAAGGCCCCGATACTGCGTTGTAACTTTTCTTAAGGAAAATGGATTGCTAGATCATGGTCGAGATTACTATTATGCAGTTAAGATGACTGAGAAGGTATTCATGGAGAAGTTCATATGCCCTCACAAGGACGCTGCACCATACCTTGCTGAAGACTATGTAGCGGCTTGCAGAGGGGAATTGCCGGCTAGATTCAGATTTACATGA